From Dasypus novemcinctus isolate mDasNov1 chromosome 8, mDasNov1.1.hap2, whole genome shotgun sequence, the proteins below share one genomic window:
- the AQP3 gene encoding aquaporin-3 has translation MGRQKELVSRCGEMLHIRYRLLRQALAECLGTLILVMFGCGSVAQVVLSRGTHGGFLTINLAFGFAVTLGILIAGQVSGAHLNPAVTFAMCFLAREPWIKLPIYALAQTLGAFLGAGIVFGLYYDAIWAFANNELIVSGPNGTAGIFATYPSGHLDMVNGFFDQFIGTASLIVCVLAIVDPYNNPVPRGLEAFTVGLVVLVIGTSMGFNSGYAVNPARDFGPRLFTAIAGWGSEVFTTGRHWWWVPIVSPLLGSIAGVFVYQLMIGCHLEQPPPSTEQENVKLAHVKHKEQI, from the exons ATGGGCCGACAGAAGGAGCTGGTGTCCCGCTGCGGGGAGATGCTCCACATTCGCTACCGGCTGCTACGCCAGGCGCTGGCCGAGTGCCTGGGGACCCTCATCCTCGTG ATGTTTGGCTGTGGCTCTGTGGCTCAGGTCGTGCTCAGCCGAGGCACCCATGGTGGCTTCCTCACCATCAACCTGGCCTTTGGCTTCGCCGTCACCCTGGGCATCCTCATCGCCGGCCAGGTCTCCG GGGCCCACCTGAATCCTGCTGTGACCTTTGCCATGTGCTTCCTGGCACGCGAGCCCTGGATCAAGCTGCCTATCTACGCCCTGGCTCAGACGCTGGGCGCCTTCCTGGGCGCTGGGATCGTTTTTGGGCTGTATTACG ATGCAATCTGGGCTTTCGCCAACAACGAGCTAATAGTCTCAGGCCCCAACGGCACAGCGGGCATCTTTGCTACCTACCCCTCTGGACACTTGGACATGGTCAACGGCTTCTTCGACCAG ttcaTCGGCACCGCCTCCCTCATCGTGTGTGTGCTGGCCATCGTGGACCCCTACAACAACCCTGTCCCCCGCGGCCTGGAGGCCTTCACCGTGGGCCTGGTGGTCCTAGTCATCGGTACCTCCATGGGCTTCAACTCTGGCTACGCTGTCAACCCCGCCCGTGACTTCGGCCCCCGCCTCTTTACTGCCATCGCGGGCTGGGGCTCCGAGGTCTTCAC GACCGGCCGGCACTGGTGGTGGGTGCCCATCGTCTCCCCGCTCCTGGGCTCCATTGCGGGTGTCTTCGTGTACCAGCTCATGATCGGCTGCCACCTGGAGCAGCCCCCTCCCTCCACCGAGCAAGAAAacgtgaagctggcccacgtgaagcACAAGGAGCAGATCTGA